One window of Channa argus isolate prfri chromosome 4, Channa argus male v1.0, whole genome shotgun sequence genomic DNA carries:
- the LOC137125181 gene encoding zinc finger protein aebp2-like, translating to MAATVKEEMPALSGDNDVPRVETNEGDGEEKENGLIEPETEEPRSSVEPKMEAVDARAGEENPAAAADKAASEAVTDGSAVTVSQEAITVPEVPEQKLESEQSPGDGNNEPASDYTTKEAKEEPGEESRCSGMDCEKSKTVCEDGEKPNGGHGELADKRRPSVEISSSDGEPLSRLDSEDSISSTLMEMESTGSSGRSTPAMLNGQSSASSSGAKTVAYTCCWDLCPQCFSSSPDLAEHIRGIHVDGQRGGVFVCLWKGCKVYNTPSTSQSWLQRHMLTHSGDKPFKCVVGGCNASFASQGGLARHVPSHFSQQSSSKMSGQGKLKEESPSKAGLNKRRKLKNKRRCSLPRPHDFFDVQTMDAIRHRAICLNLSTRIESVGNGHSVVFNSTVLARRKEGSGKVKVLLHWTPEDILPDVWVNETERSQLKTKVVHLSQLPQDTAMLLDPNIYRALPQKRLKRSL from the exons ATGGCTGCAACGGTTAAAGAGGAAATGCCCGCACTAAGTGGTGACAACGACGTACCGCGTGTAGAGACAAACGAGGGCGACGgtgaggagaaagaaaatggcCTTATAGAACCGGAAACAGAAGAACCACGCAGTAGCGTAGAGCCGAAGATGGAAGCGGTGGACGCGCGGGCCGGCGAAGAGAACCCCGCTGCAGCGGCAGACAAGGCCGCGAGCGAGGCGGTGACAGACGGCAGTGCCGTAACGGTCAGCCAGGAGGCTATTACTGTCCCCGAAGTACCAGAGCAAAAGCTGGAGTCAGAGCAAAGCCCGGGAGATGGTAACAACGAACCTGCCAGCGATTACACGACGAAAGAAGCGAAGGAGGAACCAGGCGAAGAGAGCCGGTGTTCGGGGATGGACTgtgaaaagagtaaaacagtTTGTGAAGACGGCGAAAAGCCCAACGGCGGACACGGGGAACTGGCCGACAAGAGGCGGCCCAGTGTGGAGATATCGTCGTCGGATGGCGAACCGCTGAGCCGTCTGGACTCAGAGGACAG TATCAGCAGTACACTTATGGAAATGGAGAGCACAGGGTCCAGCGGACGCTCCACTCCTGCTATGCTGAACGGCCAGAGCAGTGCCAGCTCCTCTGGCGCTAAGACAGTGGCTTACACCTGCTGCTGGGACCTCTGTCCGCAGTGCTTCAGCTCCAGTCCTGATCTAGCAGAGCATATCAGGGGCATTCACGTGGatggacagagaggaggg gtgtttgtgtgtctgtggaagGGTTGTAAAGTGTATAATACACCTTCCACCAGTCAGAGTTGGCTCCAGAGACACATGTTGACCCACAGTGGAGATAAGCCTTTTAAG TGCGTAGTTGGTGGCTGCAACGCCAGCTTTGCTTCTCAGGGAGGCCTGGCTCGTCATGTGCCTAGTCACTTCAGCCAGCAGAGCTCCTCAAAAATGTCCGGCCAGGGTAAGCTCAAAGAGGAGTCACCCTCCAAGGCTGGACTCAACAAGAGGAGGAAACTCAAGAACAAACGCAGGTGCTCCCTAC CGAGGCCCCATGACTTCTTCGATGTCCAAACCATGGATGCTATCCGCCACAGAGCCATCTGTCTCAACCTTTCCACCCGCATTGAAAGTGTGGGGAATGGCCACAGTGTGGTTTTTAACAGCACG gtgcTGGCCAGAAGGAAAGAGGGGTCTGGCAAGGTGAAGGTTCTTCTACATTGGACTCCTGAGGACAT ACTACCTGACGTGTGGGTGAATGAAACGGAGCGGTCTCAGCTGAAGACTAAAGTGGTGCATTTATCCCAGTTACCCCAGGACACAGCCATGCTGCTAGACCCAAACATCTACAG agcACTTCCTCAAAAGCGCCTGAAGCGAAG CCTTTAA